A single Nitrospirota bacterium DNA region contains:
- a CDS encoding OsmC family protein → MVGIEIRITFPGKKKVDAELNGFTIHTDQLPKYGGEGSAPSPFEHFLASIGTCAGIYVLSFCEERKIPAGDISLVQRLEYGKTDDGKVYIKKIVIEILVPPDFPEKYHKALVKVAEQCAVKKTIMKPPAFEVKTTVKQH, encoded by the coding sequence GTGGTTGGAATAGAGATCAGGATTACCTTTCCCGGGAAGAAAAAAGTCGATGCTGAACTCAACGGATTCACAATTCACACCGACCAGTTGCCAAAATATGGCGGTGAGGGATCAGCCCCTTCACCATTCGAACACTTTCTTGCGTCTATCGGCACATGTGCGGGTATTTATGTCCTCAGTTTCTGTGAAGAAAGGAAGATCCCTGCCGGGGATATCTCGCTTGTTCAGCGTCTCGAATACGGAAAAACGGATGATGGCAAGGTATATATCAAAAAAATCGTCATCGAAATTCTTGTTCCCCCGGACTTCCCTGAGAAATATCACAAGGCACTTGTAAAAGTCGCCGAACAGTGTGCAGTGAAAAAAACAATTATGAAACCGCCTGCTTTTGAGGTAAAGACGACTGTAAAACAGCATTAG